The segment TTCAGACTTTTCTGAGCATACGATCGATTCGCACGTTTCACATGACTGCATGAATCACTCTCCGTTACCGACTCCATTACAATCAGCAGCGATGTGATACAGTGATAGTACTGGATGCATTCTTGCTGTTTTCGTCGGTTGCTTGTACAGCTGTACTGAAGAGACGACGTTCATATCAAATGGTACGTGGAAATCTGAGAAGATACCCAAAGCCCAAATTAAATCCGCGTTTAATGATACGGAATCCTCCACGCTCTGTTCCGTTCGCTCCCAGGTGAAGTCCACACCACACGTACACGTACACGTACACGTACATGCAAATGCAACGCAAGCGCTCGTACGTACAAACTGGGATTGAACAAGTCAAGGGAAACGCGAGCGCTCTTGTCAGGAAAGCGAAAGGCGCGAGCGCAAGTGGGGGAGGAATCGGGAGCGTATCCGCGGCACAGGAAAACGCCACTTTCGTGGTGATCGGCAGCGGATACTCCGAGCAAAATctctcgtctcctctcctcgcgcTCGATCATGTCAAAACCATCGCTGCCCTGGAAAGCGACGCGGCGATCGAACGCGATATCATATCGAATCATCTCCACTTCTCGATCTTCTTCAGTTGGCCGTGCCAGGCGTCACCGGATCCGCGCCTTCAGATTTGGGTGACTCCGCGAACCACTTCGCGTtccatgtgtgtgtgttttaagTGTTTTGCCTGCCTTACTACTCGCTGAGTCGCTGATGATATGATAAGGAAAGTTGCTGGCTGCATCGCCAAGATTTGGCTGGGGAAAGTTGGTAGCAACCGAGAAATCGTCCGATCAGGAGGATTTCTTGGTTGGTGTGGCAACCCCATCCGATCCGAGGATTTGAAGCCTGATTATATTCTAATCTTGTACAGGCGATGCTTATCAGTTACTAGCTGATTATATTCTAATCTTGTACAGGCGATGCTTATCAGTTACTAGCAGTTTGTGTATGTGGCTATAGAATTCAGATATCTGCCAGCCTGGCCCTGAACATTACCAGCTAATCTTTGATTTGTTCTCTGATGCATGGATGATGGCTGTGTGTGCAGTATTACCATGCAAACATGCGACTTCACATAAGTTTGATGAAACGATGTGTGACAGACTGACAGTGTGAGTGTCAAGAAATGACTGTGATTGTAGCAATATATGTGTTGATGTACAGCAACAAATCTGATGCAGCAAACTGGCAGGTCACACATGGAGAAGAATTTTCTTTTGCTTTACCAAATCGCCTAAAACGATCCGTATCTTTCAGTCTTTCAGGTCATCCAACAAGAGGACAACACAATTAACtaaaaactaaagaaaaaaaggattTGAAAAAGGGGATAGGGAGCAAAAGAAAATGGTGGACCATCTTTCTTGCTCTAGAATACAAAAAGAGTACTACTGATGTTGCCGGGGGCCTATTCTTTGTGGAGTCAATTCCTGGCAAGATTTGCAGCAAATCTGCCCGGGATCTTGCTTTCCATGAGGCAGGATTTTCTTTAGTCATCACACCTGTTTTCCCCATCagcttttcttctttcttcataTCTCCAAGAATCCTTTCACAtgcttatgtatatatataagctcAACCACACCCAAACACCCTTGTAAAGCAAAGCCTTTCATGCCAAGCACACACCCCATCTGCATCTTCTCTTCTACCATTCTTGCTTTCTCCTTGTAGTCTCTTCCTTCTGTTCTTTCAGAGAAGAGAAAAACATCTGTGCTAGCTTTGCCTTCTTCCATGGCAGTGGCTATAGAAGCTCCGTTCCATGTCCTGGCTGTGGATGACAGCCTCCCTGACAGGAAGCTCATCGAGAGGCTACTCAAGACCTCTTCTTTCCAAGGTATTacaagatttttcttttgtgcttGCAgactcttttcttctctcagtTGCTGTATGAATTGGCACCTGATGGTAGGTTTGGCTTTTGTTTGTGTAGTTACCACTGTTGATTCCGGGAGCAAGGCTCTGGAGTTCTTGGGGCTCCATGATCATGAGGACAGCCCTATTTCAGCTCAATCAGATCAGCAGGTAAGAAGATGATTGGTAACTTAGGTGCTaataatcatgaaaaaaaaatgtgttccAGTTCTGAACAAGAGTTTCTGAATTGCTCTTTTATGGATAAACAGGAGGTTGCAGTGAACCTGATCATCACAGACTACTGCATGCCTGGCATGACAGGATATGATCTTCTCAAGAAGATCAAGGTAATTACCATCTCTGTTCTATTTGATTGTACCAACCATTTGATTTGATCTACTCAAGATGACAGTGACGTCAGTTCCTGAATACAGTTTTTTCCCCTTTGGTTTGTTCAATCAGGAATCGTCTTATTTAAGGGACATCCCAGTTGTGATCATGTCATCGGATAACATTCCTTCAAGGATCAATAGGTGAGCACTCTTATGGATCTACAATATTATTTCGACCATCTGTTACAATACAAGCATCTTACGCTATTTGGATGAACAGACCAAAGTCAGATGTGCAGATAATTTAGTAAAAACTTAAGCACAAAAAAGCAGAACATCTTTGTATGCATATAGAGAAAAAAGGTAGTGGAAACCTTATCATTTGtgaaaaataatcaaatatagAACCAAGCTGGTTTAAGGCTAAACTTGATATGGAGATCTCTCCGAATCCTTAATTGATTTGGAGTCACATGTAGTATAATTAAGGAACAAGCCCCACACAGCTCACGTCGTCTTAATATTCTATCTCGACAGTTTTGGTGTAAAATCAATAATGAAGATATGGAGCGATACGCAAATCAATCTTGTCGATCTTCCATGATGTGGTGTCTAATAAAATGGTCTTTAGTTGCAGACAACTAACTAGCACCACATGTCTTTGTCACAATATATTCTATTATATATGCACAACAAATGGAGCAACAAGAGGGCACTCTAAAagtgaagtaaaaaaaatatcctccAGATATCATAAGatatgaataaaaaaagaaatttgtaATGGATAGTACATGGAAAATAATTCTGTGTTTAATTTCTGGATTGCATATCATGGTTTTTGATCTTAGAATAAACTCTGATACAGTTTTGATTTTGTTATCTGAATCAGATGCCTGGAGGAAGGAGCTGATGAATTTTTCCTCAAACCAGTTCGGCTCTCCGACATGAGCAAGCTGAAGCCCCACATACTGAAAAGCAGATGCAAGGAGCACTACCAGCAGGAACAACACCTGCAAAGCAACAGCGAAAGCAACAACAGCAGTAACCCCACAAGcgagaacagcagcagcagcactagCAGCAACAGCCACAAGAGAAAGGCAGTCGATGAAGAAATTTTGCCCCACACAATAAGACCAAGGCATAGTTGATTTAGCATGACTGGTCATTtgacactgatttttttttcttgcttctgTCTGATCGGTTTTTGACATACTGATTTGTAAAAGGGATACTAACATCTAGTTTACAAAATAGAATGGAATCCGTTAACGGATACTGCTTGAATTCGAATGGGTGATTCTCAGTTCATCACATTGTGATTTTAAGCCAGTTAAGCCTTCAAATTCCCGCTGAGATTAAGGGCCACTGAAAACATCTTGTGCCATATTTGTCACTACCGAACAACTTTAATGGGCAAGTTTCCCAACTGCATTCAGGTAAAGTTCCCAACTTTAATGGGCAAGTTTCCCAACTACATTCAGGTAAATTTCCCAACTTTCATGGGCAACAGGGCAAGTTTCCCAACTACATTCAGGTAAATCACGCAAAGAGGAGTCACATAGATGATAGATCAACAACTAGTAGCTAATAACTTACTACAACCTTCATCCATAGGAACACATGGATCCCTCAGAAGACACATCGGTATGCCACACGCTTCCCAGTAAGTTCGCCGTCATATGTAACTTTAACCACGGTTCCCTTGTCAAAGCCATAGTAGCGAGCAACAGCATCAGTCTCTAGCATGCGTGGCAACTGAAAGATACAAGCACCATTTCAGCGAAGTGATGTAGAGGTATTTCAGGACAGTAATTTTAGTGTTAAGAATGCCATATATTAATGACCGAAGGGAGTAAAATGGTAGTGAAAACAAAAGTGATTTGGCTTTGAGGCGCAACAAGATTCCATCtatcaaaacaaagaaaattatCCATTTCTCATAATGAATATAAAGAGGATCACTGGTATGTTTACCACATAACAAGGATACTGCAATAACAAATATGATGCAGATCAACATGTGACTATGCAAATAATGTAGAGGATCACCATTTATCGTAAAATATGGCATATTTTGTATATGGTAAATTTAATACACTCAAGGGTACTTCTACTGTACTTGGATCTATTTGCCCTTTGGGCTTACCATACAACTTACTATTCACATTAGCAGCCATATTTTACAACAAATGTAGTTTCACAAAAGCATCACATTATTTGATTACTGACATAAAAAATTGGTAACAGATTCTAAAGCACGGTTAGCAAATTATAGACAAGCATACCTGTGAGTCTTCCACATTGTATTCCTTGAGAAGCTTGGCCTTTTGATCTGCACTCAACACTTCATGCTTGGGTTTCAGGACATGCTTAGTAATGTTTACCAGTAAATCTGTGGCCTACCATTGGAAAAACACCTCAATTTATGTGTAAACCAGAGTATATTAACAAATTATAAGACAGTAAACAAAACGTATGCATGATTAAAGTCACGAAATATTAATCCGAACATAGCATTATTGGTTTAAGAGCATAACTTGCAGAAGCATGTATATGGATTAGATATATATAGCATTATTGCCAGAACTTTCCATTGGAAAAAAGGccataaaaactaaacaaaaacaaacctGGAATATGTCCACTTTAAATTTAAAGATCTCCTTGATAGCCTCTCTAGCTCTAGATAATATTTTGCTCTGCAGTATCAAAACAAGCCTGGACAAgttctcttcttttgtttggagATATATCTCTCGGATAGTTGCGATTTTGACAGGCTCTGGTGGACAGAATACAAGTTGTACCTGAGTAGTGATTGAGTTAGAGTTTATTTTAACCCCCTTACCAAAAGGTAACAAAAATACACACTCCAAGAAATAGCATTATGCATGGAAAAAGATATAGATATAAGCACTCTAACAGCAGGCGTGGAAGTATACCGATTATGTAAGCATTAAGTTTCAACAGTTACATAATAAATTGAACCCATTTAAAGATGGCACTATGCATGGACGATAAAACCACAAGAATACTAATTTGCTAAACCATAATAAAAACCCCTACCAGATGCAGGGTTTATCCCCTTTTTTGCCTATTTGCAAACTAACAAGTAGGAGTATATGATATCACTGGAacacaaaaaggaaaatgtgCCATCGTAAAATACTTTTATCATACGCATTAGCAAACTTTTTTTCCTGAAAAGTATATTTCGCATTCCACAAAATAATTTAAACAACCACTGGATAGTACTATAACACAAATGAAAACACAACTTCATTATTATGTTACTCCCAAACATTTTCTAGAAGAACCAACATCCCTGAAGCAATGTGCAGTGTGTATACCTAGTTGTCCTAATTTTTCAATCAGACACTTTTCCCGTTATGTGTATATCCCAGACGAACGCTAATGAGTAAAAAGAAATCATGACCACAACAATAATTTAATAACTCCATAGGTCGCAACTTAAACATGAGCAGATGAGCAGATGGAAGAAATGATATCGCAAGAAATGATTGGGCGAGATATACCTTCTTGGAGGGGTCGGAGACGAGGGTGGTGGTGAAGGCGAGGCGTTCGATCCCGGGCTTCTCGGCCCACCATGCGCGGAACTCAGGGAGGGTGCGGGCGATCTCGGCCTCCGGAACGCTGTACCCGCGGTCGCGGAGCATCTCCATCGCCGTGCGGCGCGCCAGGAACAGGCGGTGGCTCTCCACGCTGCCGCGGTCGATCATCGACGCTATGCATTCGGGGACCTCATGcacgtcgacgtcgtcgacttccatctccgccgccatggcgacggcgggagggGGAACGTCGCGCGCAGCAGCGGGGACGACGGAAGCAGGAGGAGGGGGAAcgtcgcgcgcggcgggggcggagacAGCGGCGGGAGGGGAAACGTCGCGTGCGGCGGAGGGAGGGGAAAcgtcgcgggcggcgggaggaggaggggaaacgtcgcgcgcggcggagacggcggcgggaggggaaacgtcgcgggcggcggtggtgctctCGGCGGATTCTATTGTCGTGAAGGATTgatgggagggggaggagtgACTCATCTTTTACCCTCTTTTTTACCCTCTTTTTATATGGTGACCTAATATTTTTCTGTCTAGctaagtttttgaaaatattcTGATGAGATGAAATAGGGTTTAGAACGTGTTtatattgtaaaaatatatttgttttatcgAAATGTCTAATATACCCCGTAGAATTTTGGAATGTCCGATTTGCCCCTAAACGTTAATAATGAACGAAATCCGCGCTGGACTCTTTAAACCGAACAAAATGGGGTTTTAGAATGTGTTTATAGGAGAAAAGTCTAAATTACCCCTCTAGTTTGCATTTGTCCGATTTGCCCTTGAAGTCTAATGACAGACAAGACACGTCCCAAACTATTCAAAACCGAAGAGAACACAAGGTTTAGAGTGTGTATACACTACTCCATGTTTACCTTTCTTGACGGTTAATCTTCACCTATCACAACTTTGGATGAGCTATTCGAAGAAAAAACTGTCACTTTGATCTATAAAAAGATAATTATGGTAGATTATCGAATAAGAGATTTCCTAGATAACGCTCAACCGATTTGTTTATACAACAATAATTTAACTCCCAACCTTTGGTTAGTACAAACATTCATACTTCAACTTTTCTTTCTCTTGGTGAGTTTACCGACTTCGGCAGCAACACTACAATGGCTAAGACAAAGGATAAAATTTCGGGCAAGTTCGGGGGCTTGTGGGAAGGTTAAAAGTGATGGAGTTCTTGATATAGGAAGAACGAGGTAGCAGTTGACTGGCAGTGGGTAATAGTGAAGACGATGCAACAATGCAACGAGGATGTGGTGCCACCACCGGAGTCATGAGTAGGAGGCATGGGGTAGGCGGGATATGTAGCCGAGAAATCAAGTGGCTTGGTGATGTGGAAGCATCTCACTAGACTTAAAAGATAATGTAGAGACATCTCACTAGATTTGAAGAAGATAGAAACTTGCTTCTAGAAGGGAGTGGATACATAGAGGAAGGCAGGGTTAATGAGGCGACAGAGAGCAGTCAATGAGGGCTCGTCGACGCTAGTGGTAGCACCATCAAGGCAAGGACAACAACATGTCTCGTAAttttcaaaccaaacaaaaggGTTTGTAGAGATATCTCACTAGATTTGAAGAAGATAGAAACTTGCTTTGAGAAAGGAGTGGAAATACAGAGGAAGGCAGGGTTAATGAGCGCGACAGAAAACGGTCAATGAGGGCTTGTCGACGCTGGTGGCAGCACCGTCGAGGCAAGGACAACATGTCTCGCAAttttcaaaccaaacaaaaaggcAAAAACCGTGTACCTTAAGGAACTAAAAGGCGCAAAGATATAAGATTATCTATTTGCATCAGAACTTATTAATCGAAATCTgggctttttttaaaaaaacaaaatactcaTATAGACATTCCCCTCTAATTTGCACTTGCCTGATTTGTCCCTAAACTCTGATAACGGAGAAAAACACACCCCCAAACTTTTCAAACCGAACGAAATAAggttttataattatttttacacTACTGCTGGTCCACTCCCTTTTTCCGCTGTTAATCACCACTTATCACAATTCTAGGCGAGCTAAAAGCAGGTACTAGTAGATTATCATCGAATAAAAACTATCATTTTGGTTTATAAAAGCTAATTAGACTGGCCAAATCTTTAATTTCTTGAAGCGCATCAAATTTTTAATTCACGCACTTTATTTCTGCTGCAAAAGTGCCATTTCTCTTGATAAAACAGACCATTTAGTCTCATAATAGGCATGGATGTTCCCAAGTATAAAAGCCTCCAGCAACAAACGCGTCAGTTCAGTACTAAGCACTGATCCAAGAGGAGGAGCACTAAAACCCTTCTCCAGCAACAGACCACGTTCTACAAAGAATTTAACTCTTCATATCCGGTTGAGTAACGAGAAACCACCAGAATTGTAGTTTTGGCTATTGATTTAAGTATCCCCGACATGTCTTCAAACATGTCAACAATCAGCACAACCTTACTTTGCATGTTGGACCTCTGTTACTGGGAAGAGCTTCTCTAACTTTGCATTGGAAAGAACCTTGTTAGGGTCAAGCTCCATGCGTGCTTTGTTATATGCATCTACTGGGAAACGTTTCCTCAACCTAGCCTGGAGTTCAGTGAGTTCATCCTTATCCTTCGGAACCTaaagaaaaatgaagaaatgTTGATCAGTACAGTATGTGATATTGCAAACAAAGCGGACTGGACAGTGGTATCATGCATCATACTATGCATACAATGCAAGGGAGGTCATTCTCTCGAAATTAACATGTCTGATGTTAATTTCAACCATTTCTGCAGCAATGGACTGTACTaacaaacaataaataaaagtaGCTGCCCAGATCTTGCATCAAGCAGTGAAAGTTCGCACCTCAATTTTGGCCCAGTGTTCATATGCAGAATAACCATCCCACAGATTTGTTTGCGTCTTACTTCTGTAATTAAAAAATTCCTCTGTAATTTCCTTCCTTTGTCGAGCATCCGACGTTGGGAGGTACATTATTATCCCAACCTGCACATTGATCACAATAAATCGGGTCACTAACACTAATGTTACAGACTACAAAGTGAAACTGAATAATGTTTTGTGACATTTCTTGAAGAAGTACTACTACATCAGTGTCACATGAAAAGTATCGATAAGAAAATCTCGAAAAAAGAATCACAGAAATTGCACGGTTCTCCTGGAACCAGTTAAATATCTATATACAGTCAGTTGCCTACCATGTATTCATTAAATATTGCTCGATTGTGGTTCTCCTGGAACCAGTTAAATATCTATATACAGTCAGTTGCATACCATGTATTCATTAAATATTGCTCGATTATGGTTTACATCTTAGAAATTCTGGAGGGGACATAACAAATGCTGCAGAACATGTGAACAGATCATCTACATTGAAgttgaagaaaatattttttgtacatGTAAACATAGTACCATTGAAGCAAGAGAGAGCATCCTCTAAACTACATCATATGCAGAAACTAGCCAAATTCCAAGTGCAATCAATGTGGTAATTTCAAGCCCATGAGAGCAAATGTCCAAGGTTCTTTTTCTATTGTTTAAACAGAGATTCCTGTTTAAACatgtaataatatattataagaaaGACTACCTATATCTATATGTAGACAGATTTGCTGTCAGAAATGCAAATGATAGCTATTGTAGATTTGTAGGCAGAGTAACTATCTGTCATCTTGTATATCAATTGCCCAGTCCAACTGTTTAACCAAATTATCCAATATTCATTACAACAGGAAACAAATTAGcagtaaaatatataaacaaccAGAGGTGGATGGTGGCAACAAGGAATCCTTGTTAAATATAATGAAAAAGGTAATGTGCAGAGCAAATTACCCATGAAAATATGTCATCTTCTTGAGAGCTTGATGCTGGGCTCATGGGACTTCTGCTGCAGGCAGTCCAACGCTGCTCAATAGGTGCCGGTGCGGGTATATCTTCCTTCTCAATCAACTGCAGCAGCTCCTCTATATAATCCAGATCCTTCATATTAGGCTTTGCTAGGGTCCCTGCAGGGAAGCAGGTTTCAGAAACCCACTGCTGCCCACCACAATCAAAGCCTAATATTTCATCACTCCAGCCCATGCGATAGCCCTCTGACTTCTTCCAATATTCAGCTTCTGCTTTGTTAATTCTGATCACATGATCTTTGTCTAGAGGATCCAGGGCAAGCAACCGATCCCTCAATTCAGTGAATGAAAGCTGATCTACTTCTGGGTCATTACTTTCTGCTTTAGTTCTGAAAAGCATCTACAAGATGGCATTAGCTAGAAACTAATGGAATGCTATTGCTGAGTAAAGCTAGAATGTTtagtgcaaaagaaaaaaaaaagaaccttcGAGTAGATCTGCATAGTGCATACAGCTACAGTTTGAATGCAGTGCATATTGTTTTGAGGTAGTACCTATATTTCTTCAATGACTCACGATAAAGATCACGAATATGTTGTATAGCCTCATCCTTTCCATATTTTGAGGTAAACTTTGGAGTTCTCCACCTTGAAGGAGAATTGCATTGGACAACAACAACTGTATCGGTGTATGGAATCCATAAGTActtaatatgtttattttcagAGAGCCATTTCCTGAGAAAGGAGGGGAGTGAAAGAAAGTCAGTTTTCTCCAGTAAATGATGATAAAATTGATAAGCAAACCAATTCCAGACATCCATTTAATGATCAGAATGAGATAACATTACTTGTGATTTTTCTTGACTTCATCTGCACTGGAAACGAAAGTGTGTTCAATAAGTTGGTGTCTTTCCACACATTGAAGAGTAACTTCTGCTACGACTCCAAGGCCACCAAGTCCACAGCGAGCAAGATAGAATAAATCAGGATCCTTCTCCCTTGACAACTCTATTGTCCCCTTGGCAGGGGTAACCAATTTCATGCTAATAACTTGTTCGTCAATTGGTGGCAATCTTGCACCAGTGCCATGGGCACCAACCTGCAATCAATCATGGAAAAATGATCATCGGAGGTAAGCTGTACAGAAATGCATATGGCCTGAACTGCATGTTAAGTCCCATCTATTTATTCTAGTTtgagtaatactccctccggtttgaatttttttcctagtcaaacttctttaggtttgaccaaatttatagaaaaatttagtaacatctacTACACCAAACAAGTTTCATTAAATGTaacattggatatatttttgataatatgtttattttgtgttgaaaatattgctatatttttctattaactTGGTCGAACTTAAAAAAGTTTCGACTGCGAAAAAGTCAAAgctacttataatatgaaacggaggtagtatactTCTTTATCCCTCCCTACCTAATCCACAAACACATCTTGGGATCTTCCCTAATAAGCTTAAGCCAACTTTCATAGAAGGAAACAACATACAGTAGATCTTATTTCCATCATTTCAACAGTAAACTCAAGTGAATGTTTATAAGGTAGCCACTGTCATCCCATACATGAGAATTAACAGATGGAAGAACTATAACTGCGAAAGTTTTCAATATATAGGAATGCAATGCCATGTTAAGAACGAACAGTGAAGGCATTTCTAGCTTCCACAAATTACTATCAAATGcagaaaaaattacaacaaGATTGTAGAGCAGAGATAACCGTGACATTTTTCCGATTTGTTACTTTTTGTTGGATGACTATCGTCTAATCAGAAAGCCTCTCTATCTCACCAATTTATTTGGGAAAGCTCTATTGATGTCAATTGAAACAAATTGTACTACATTTCATTGAACATATCCAACAAATTTGCCAATTATACTTTTATACTGACTGGTAAAATCATTAATTTCTTACTATCAAGTCTCCAATAAATCACTCTAGATAGCTACATATTCTTTTCATTCCAGCAGAAGCTACAGAACTGACCTGAATGATGCCGCCGACCTGCTGCTCCCGAATGGACGCGAAGTTCTGCAGCGTGAGGCCATGCTCCCGGAGCGCGTCGACAAGCTCGGCGACGCGTATCCCGGCCTGCACGGTGACGGTCTTCTTCTTGGCGTCGACGTCGAGCAACTTGTCCATGAGCGCGAGGTTGACCATGCCGGCGCGTGAGAGCGCGAGGCCATTGGGGGACAGGCCCGAGCCGAGGGGCCTGAGCTTGCGGCGCtcgccgtgggcggcggcgagcgcgtcgtGGAGGGCGGGGAGGGagtcgggctggaggaggacgcGGGTGTGGACCTCGTGGGTGGCGCTCCAGTTGGAGACGGCGTGGAGGTCGTCGGGGAGCGGCGCGTACTTGAAGGGGACGGCCTTCTTGTGGAGCGCGTCGGGGGGAAGCGGGAAGGAGTAGTAGGTGGCGGCGCCgcagccgacgaggaggagcgcgtAGCCGGCGTACTTGCGGAGGTCGGCGTCGGAGGCCGGGAGCGGGGACGAGGCCGAGAGCGCCCTcacgaggtggaggtggtggtgggaggaggaggcgcggcggaggaggtcggcgaggaggaggcgccgcatCGTCGCTCGTCGGCGGCAGAACAGGGACGAAATGCAGCCACCGCCGCACCAGATCGAAATggggtttttcttttcttttttttccttttccttttttcttttcaattttttggcCCGCACTTGGAATAAAGCCCATATAATGGCTGCAAGTTAGTGGGCCGTAACTCGCATTCCGTGGGCCCAAGGGCTGCCCGACTCCGCTGCCAAATCAAAACCCTAGCTTAGCTTTCCCCTTTGCTcgaggtagacgacgatggcGCCCAAGAGGaagccggacgacgacgacgtgggggAATCAACCGACGAGTTCGCAAATCCATTCGACGACACGATGGGGTTCGCCAAGCCGGTTTACCTCGTGGCGATGCGCGACGACGACCAGGCGGCCGTCTACT is part of the Oryza glaberrima chromosome 12, OglaRS2, whole genome shotgun sequence genome and harbors:
- the LOC127757547 gene encoding two-component response regulator ORR9-like; translated protein: MAVAIEAPFHVLAVDDSLPDRKLIERLLKTSSFQVTTVDSGSKALEFLGLHDHEDSPISAQSDQQEVAVNLIITDYCMPGMTGYDLLKKIKESSYLRDIPVVIMSSDNIPSRINRCLEEGADEFFLKPVRLSDMSKLKPHILKSRCKEHYQQEQHLQSNSESNNSSNPTSENSSSSTSSNSHKRKAVDEEILPHTIRPRHS
- the LOC127757546 gene encoding DNA-directed RNA polymerase V subunit 5A-like yields the protein MSHSSPSHQSFTTIESAESTTAARDVSPPAAVSAARDVSPPPPAARDVSPPSAARDVSPPAAVSAPAARDVPPPPASVVPAAARDVPPPAVAMAAEMEVDDVDVHEVPECIASMIDRGSVESHRLFLARRTAMEMLRDRGYSVPEAEIARTLPEFRAWWAEKPGIERLAFTTTLVSDPSKKVQLVFCPPEPVKIATIREIYLQTKEENLSRLVLILQSKILSRAREAIKEIFKFKVDIFQATDLLVNITKHVLKPKHEVLSADQKAKLLKEYNVEDSQLPRMLETDAVARYYGFDKGTVVKVTYDGELTGKRVAYRCVF
- the LOC127758059 gene encoding L-galactono-1,4-lactone dehydrogenase 2, mitochondrial-like gives rise to the protein MRRLLLADLLRRASSSHHHLHLVRALSASSPLPASDADLRKYAGYALLLVGCGAATYYSFPLPPDALHKKAVPFKYAPLPDDLHAVSNWSATHEVHTRVLLQPDSLPALHDALAAAHGERRKLRPLGSGLSPNGLALSRAGMVNLALMDKLLDVDAKKKTVTVQAGIRVAELVDALREHGLTLQNFASIREQQVGGIIQVGAHGTGARLPPIDEQVISMKLVTPAKGTIELSREKDPDLFYLARCGLGGLGVVAEVTLQCVERHQLIEHTFVSSADEVKKNHKKWLSENKHIKYLWIPYTDTVVVVQCNSPSRWRTPKFTSKYGKDEAIQHIRDLYRESLKKYRTKAESNDPEVDQLSFTELRDRLLALDPLDKDHVIRINKAEAEYWKKSEGYRMGWSDEILGFDCGGQQWVSETCFPAGTLAKPNMKDLDYIEELLQLIEKEDIPAPAPIEQRWTACSRSPMSPASSSQEDDIFSWVGIIMYLPTSDARQRKEITEEFFNYRSKTQTNLWDGYSAYEHWAKIEVPKDKDELTELQARLRKRFPVDAYNKARMELDPNKVLSNAKLEKLFPVTEVQHAK